A segment of the Candidatus Thermoplasmatota archaeon genome:
AACACGCACACGGTTCCCTGCACATCGTCATGCCAGATTTGTATTGAAATCAAACCGTGTCCCTCTCCTGGTCCGATCTTGCCTTGAATCTCATGATTCAAGACCGGACGGTATTTGGCAGATTCTACGACCTCAGAAGCGCCTTGCGCGAAAGCACTGCTCCTAGGGATATCATCAGGACCGCGAAGACCGTTATCCCGAGGAGGTCGACTCCGACCGAATACTGAGCGCCAATGGAGGTGTGGAAAACGAGCTGCCTCATTCCATCGACTACGAATGTGATGGGGTTGTATCTAGCGACCGCCGTGAGCCACTCAGGCATGAGTGCGATCGGTATCAGCGCGCTGCTCGTGAACATGAGCGGGAAGTTCAGCAGGTTGATCAAGCCGAACAGTGTCTCCTCGCTCTTCACGATGAGTCCGAGCGCTACGAAAAGCGCTGCGAGGCTCAGCCCGAGGAGTATCAGGAATACAGCGATGCCGAAAGCATCAAGAATACCGAAATCGGGGCTGAACTTGAGCCCGCTCAAGCCCGGGATGAATACGAACAGCGCGGCAAGCACCAGGACCACAACCGCCTGAAGGAGCGATTTGACCACCGTCGAAACCATGCGCGAGATCGGGATCGACGCTCGCGATATAGGCGCCACCTGCAGCTTTGCCAGGAATCCGGTCTTCCTGTCCCATATGAGGGAGACTCCGCTGAAGAGCGACCCGAACAGTATGATGAAGGTCGTCTGGCCGACGGCCATGAACGAGAAGTAATCGGTCGCGCCCCCGAACACCTCCCTGATATCAACGTCAGGGGAACCCTGGGCCAACTTGCCGATGTTGAACGCCTGCCCGAACAGGAGCAGCCACATCAGGGGGGTCGTGAACACCAGTATGATCTGGCCGGGAGTCCTGTACCATCGCCTCAGATCTCGGACGACTAGTGCGTAGGTCTCGCCCAGCATGTGCTCACCGCCTCCTTCCGAATCGGCCTTTCTTCGCTGTTGATACGCCTGGCTTTCCGCCGTTGCCCTTGTCCTCGTCCCTCAGTTCTCTGCCCGTGTACTCGAGGAATGCCTGGTCGAGGGACGGCTTCTTGACGGCCACATTCAGGACCGCGATCTTCTTGTTCCAGAAGCTCTCGAGTATCAGTGGGAGGGCCGCGTTGCTGTCAGGCACTTTAATCCTCGCCTTGTTCCCAGAGCACTTCCCTTCGAGCAGAGTCACCCCTCTGGTCGATCTAATCATCTCCAGAACGTCCATGCTGCATTCGGCGATCTCGACCTCGATCACGTCCCCGCCTACTGCCTTCTTGAGACCGTTTGGTGTGTCAAGAGCGATTATCTTACCATGATCTATGATGGCGATCCTGTCACAGAGGCCGTCCGCTTCTTCGAGATAG
Coding sequences within it:
- a CDS encoding ABC transporter permease, whose translation is MLGETYALVVRDLRRWYRTPGQIILVFTTPLMWLLLFGQAFNIGKLAQGSPDVDIREVFGGATDYFSFMAVGQTTFIILFGSLFSGVSLIWDRKTGFLAKLQVAPISRASIPISRMVSTVVKSLLQAVVVLVLAALFVFIPGLSGLKFSPDFGILDAFGIAVFLILLGLSLAALFVALGLIVKSEETLFGLINLLNFPLMFTSSALIPIALMPEWLTAVARYNPITFVVDGMRQLVFHTSIGAQYSVGVDLLGITVFAVLMISLGAVLSRKALLRS